A DNA window from Halanaerobium saccharolyticum subsp. saccharolyticum DSM 6643 contains the following coding sequences:
- a CDS encoding aldo/keto reductase: MKYNYLGNSNLKVSAVGLGTWAYGNDTFGKVEDQQSIKAIRAAVDSGINLIDTAPAYGDGHAEEVVGRAIEGIRDQVIIASKCGTHREGEKYVMDLSPQRIRKEMENSLRRLNVEQIDIYQIHWPDPDTPLKESVEELLKLKQEGKFKYLAVCNFGEELLKEISEMTDIISLQPQYSLLKRDIENKTIPYILDNNLGILSYGTLGGGILSGKYEERPQFDDEKDNRAGFYPFFRKENWDQTQSLIKLIKEIADKHNQSPAQVAINWAINRSGVTTALVGAKSEKQARENAAAADFKLSGEEMIALTKKSDEVIKNLKV, translated from the coding sequence ATGAAGTATAATTATCTAGGAAATTCGAACCTTAAGGTTTCTGCAGTTGGTTTAGGAACTTGGGCTTATGGTAATGATACATTCGGTAAGGTTGAAGACCAGCAGTCAATTAAAGCAATTAGAGCTGCAGTTGATTCTGGTATAAATCTAATTGACACTGCTCCTGCCTATGGTGATGGTCATGCAGAAGAAGTGGTCGGCAGGGCAATTGAAGGAATAAGAGATCAAGTTATTATTGCTTCTAAATGTGGTACTCACCGAGAAGGCGAAAAATATGTTATGGATTTAAGTCCTCAAAGAATTAGAAAAGAAATGGAAAACTCTTTAAGACGATTAAATGTAGAACAGATAGATATTTATCAAATTCATTGGCCAGATCCAGATACTCCTTTAAAAGAAAGTGTAGAAGAATTATTAAAGTTGAAACAAGAAGGTAAATTCAAATATCTTGCAGTGTGTAATTTTGGGGAAGAATTACTGAAGGAAATTTCAGAGATGACTGATATAATTTCATTACAGCCTCAATATTCATTACTCAAAAGAGATATTGAAAATAAAACAATTCCTTATATTTTAGATAACAATTTAGGAATTTTAAGTTATGGAACTCTTGGTGGCGGTATTTTGAGCGGAAAATATGAAGAAAGACCTCAATTTGATGATGAAAAAGACAATAGAGCTGGGTTTTATCCATTCTTTAGAAAAGAAAATTGGGATCAGACACAAAGCTTAATTAAACTAATAAAAGAAATTGCTGATAAGCATAATCAAAGTCCTGCTCAAGTAGCAATCAATTGGGCAATTAATCGTTCTGGTGTTACAACTGCTTTAGTTGGTGCAAAAAGCGAAAAACAGGCGCGCGAAAATGCAGCAGCAGCAGATTTTAAATTAAGTGGAGAAGAAATGATTGCTTTAACTAAAAAATCAGATGAAGTTATTAAAAATTTAAAGGTTTAA